In a genomic window of Halobiforma lacisalsi AJ5:
- a CDS encoding 50S ribosomal protein L15e, translating to MAKSFYSHIKDAWKDPDEGKLGELQWQRKQEWREQGAIERIERPTRLDKARELGYKAKQGIVVTRVSVRKGTARKERFTAGRRSKRQGVNRIGRRKNIQRIGEERVSRKYPNLRVLNSYWVGEDGSQKWFEVILVDPNHPAIENDDDLNWICDDAHRNRAFRGLTNAGKDNRGLNNRGKGAEKVRPSNTGGQGRAK from the coding sequence ATGGCAAAAAGCTTCTACTCTCACATCAAGGACGCCTGGAAGGACCCCGACGAGGGCAAACTCGGGGAACTGCAGTGGCAGCGAAAACAGGAATGGCGCGAACAGGGCGCGATCGAGCGGATCGAACGCCCGACGCGACTCGACAAGGCCCGCGAACTCGGCTACAAGGCCAAGCAGGGCATCGTCGTGACCCGGGTCTCGGTCCGCAAGGGGACCGCCCGGAAGGAACGGTTCACCGCCGGCCGCCGATCGAAGCGCCAGGGTGTCAACCGCATCGGGCGGCGCAAGAACATCCAGCGCATCGGCGAGGAGCGCGTCTCCCGGAAGTACCCCAACCTGCGGGTGCTCAACAGCTACTGGGTCGGCGAAGACGGCTCCCAGAAGTGGTTCGAAGTGATCCTCGTGGATCCGAACCACCCGGCGATCGAGAACGACGACGACCTCAACTGGATCTGCGACGACGCCCACCGGAACCGTGCCTTCCGCGGGCTGACCAACGCGGGCAAGGACAACCGCGGTCTGAACAACCGCGGCAAAGGTGCCGAGAAGGTCCGACCGTCCAACACGGGCGGTCAGGGTCGAGCGAAGTAA
- the thrS gene encoding threonine--tRNA ligase yields MSEPEPEPEAEPEADSQERIAVVLPDGSELEVDADATVEDCAYEIGPGLGSDTVAGKLDGDLVAKEEPVYDGAELEIITDDGGEEYLRVMRHSASHCLAQAVERLYDAEEVKLAIGPPTDEGFYYDFDNLDVDEDDLEEIEAEMEEIVEADYEIEREDVSIEEAEERLSDEPYKLELLSEFADENDQVSFYKQGEWEDLCAGPHVDSTGEIGAVELLEIAGAYWRGDEENEMQTRIYGTAFEDESDLEEFLERKREAEKRDHRRIGNEMNLFSIQDVTGPGLPLYHPPGKTVLKELEDFVEDLNKEAGYDYVETPHVFKTDLWHRSGHYENYADDMFIFDVGDDEFGLKPMNCPGHAAIFQDQSWSYRDLPIRYAENGKVYRKEQRGELSGLSRVWAFTIDDGHLFVRPDQIEQEVEQIMGMITDVLETFDLEYEMALATRPEKSVGSDEIWEKAEDQLRSVLEDHGHEYEIEEGDGAFYGPKIDFAFEDAIGRSWDGPTVQLDFNMPERFDLSYVGEDNEEHRPVMIHRALYGSYERFFMMLIEHFEGKFPLWLAPEQVRVLPISDENLEYAREVAVEFDDFRVEVDDRDSTLERKIRAAHDDRVPYQIIVGDNEEEAGNISVRDRFEDQEYDVEIEAFKEHLEAERDEQRSQPDFLQD; encoded by the coding sequence AGCAGACTCACAGGAACGGATCGCAGTAGTACTGCCCGACGGCTCCGAACTCGAGGTCGACGCCGACGCGACCGTCGAGGACTGCGCCTACGAGATCGGGCCCGGTCTCGGCAGCGACACCGTCGCCGGCAAACTCGACGGCGACCTCGTCGCCAAGGAGGAACCCGTCTACGACGGCGCGGAACTCGAGATCATCACCGACGACGGCGGCGAGGAGTACCTCCGCGTGATGCGCCACTCCGCCTCGCACTGTCTCGCCCAGGCCGTCGAGCGGCTGTACGACGCCGAGGAGGTCAAACTCGCGATCGGTCCGCCGACGGACGAGGGCTTCTACTACGACTTCGACAACCTGGACGTCGACGAGGACGACCTCGAGGAGATCGAGGCCGAGATGGAGGAGATCGTCGAGGCCGACTACGAGATCGAACGCGAGGACGTCTCGATCGAGGAGGCCGAAGAACGGCTCTCGGACGAACCCTACAAACTCGAACTACTCTCCGAGTTCGCCGACGAGAACGATCAGGTCTCGTTCTACAAGCAGGGCGAGTGGGAGGACCTCTGTGCCGGCCCGCACGTCGACTCGACGGGCGAGATCGGCGCAGTCGAACTGCTCGAGATCGCCGGCGCCTACTGGCGCGGCGACGAGGAAAACGAGATGCAGACCCGTATCTACGGCACCGCGTTCGAGGACGAGAGCGATCTCGAGGAGTTCCTCGAGCGGAAACGGGAGGCCGAGAAGCGCGACCACCGGCGGATCGGCAACGAAATGAACCTCTTCTCGATCCAGGACGTCACCGGCCCCGGCCTCCCGCTGTATCACCCGCCGGGCAAGACCGTCCTCAAGGAACTCGAGGACTTCGTCGAAGATCTGAACAAAGAGGCGGGCTACGACTACGTCGAGACGCCCCACGTCTTCAAGACCGACCTCTGGCACCGCTCGGGCCACTACGAGAACTACGCCGACGACATGTTCATCTTCGACGTCGGCGACGACGAGTTCGGCCTGAAGCCGATGAACTGTCCGGGCCACGCCGCCATCTTCCAGGACCAGTCCTGGAGCTACCGCGATCTCCCCATTCGGTACGCCGAGAACGGCAAGGTGTATCGGAAGGAACAGCGCGGCGAACTGTCCGGCCTCTCCCGCGTCTGGGCCTTCACCATCGACGACGGCCACCTGTTCGTCCGCCCCGACCAGATCGAACAGGAGGTCGAGCAAATCATGGGGATGATCACGGACGTCCTCGAGACGTTCGACCTCGAGTACGAGATGGCGCTTGCCACCCGCCCCGAGAAGTCCGTCGGGAGCGACGAGATCTGGGAGAAAGCGGAGGACCAGCTCCGGAGCGTTCTCGAGGACCACGGCCACGAGTACGAGATCGAGGAGGGTGACGGCGCCTTCTACGGGCCGAAGATCGACTTCGCGTTCGAGGACGCGATCGGCCGCTCGTGGGACGGCCCCACGGTCCAACTCGACTTCAACATGCCCGAGCGGTTCGACCTCTCCTACGTGGGCGAGGACAACGAGGAACACCGCCCCGTGATGATCCACCGCGCGCTGTACGGCAGCTACGAGCGGTTCTTCATGATGCTTATCGAGCACTTCGAAGGGAAGTTCCCGCTCTGGCTCGCGCCCGAACAGGTCCGCGTGCTGCCGATTTCCGACGAGAACCTCGAGTACGCCCGCGAGGTCGCGGTGGAGTTCGACGACTTCCGCGTCGAGGTCGACGACCGCGACTCCACCTTAGAGCGCAAGATCCGCGCGGCCCACGACGATCGGGTCCCCTACCAGATCATCGTCGGCGACAACGAGGAGGAGGCCGGCAACATCTCGGTGCGTGACCGCTTCGAGGACCAGGAGTACGACGTCGAGATCGAGGCGTTCAAGGAGCATCTCGAGGCCGAACGCGACGAGCAACGGTCCCAGCCCGACTTCCTGCAGGACTGA
- a CDS encoding class I SAM-dependent methyltransferase, protein MREFSEDYLRRTRRGMWDDSREALESLDLESRDRILDVGCGTGELSRVLAAESPADAEVIGCDADPALLEVAGERVAVVAGDAYQLPFPDDAFDLVVCQALLINLPEPAAAITEFSRVSSDLVAAVEPDNAAVSIDSSVDAEGALERRARRAYLDGVETDVTLGADAREAFEAAGLEVLETRRYDHVRRVEPPYDEGAVVAARRKATGAGLADDRKTMLSGGLTEREYDQLRSEWRRMGRNVVAQMEAREYEREETVPFFVTVGRV, encoded by the coding sequence GTGCGCGAGTTCTCGGAAGACTACCTCCGGCGGACCCGTCGGGGGATGTGGGACGACTCCCGCGAGGCCCTCGAGTCGCTCGACCTCGAGTCCCGCGACCGGATCCTCGACGTCGGCTGTGGCACCGGCGAGTTGAGCCGCGTGCTCGCGGCCGAATCGCCAGCCGACGCCGAGGTGATCGGCTGCGACGCCGATCCGGCCCTGCTCGAGGTCGCCGGCGAGCGGGTGGCCGTCGTGGCCGGCGACGCCTATCAGTTGCCGTTCCCCGACGACGCCTTCGACCTGGTGGTCTGCCAGGCGCTGTTGATCAACCTGCCCGAGCCCGCGGCGGCGATCACGGAGTTTTCGCGGGTCTCCTCGGACCTGGTCGCGGCCGTCGAACCCGACAACGCCGCCGTCTCGATCGACTCGAGCGTCGACGCCGAGGGCGCCCTCGAACGGCGGGCCCGTCGGGCCTACCTGGACGGCGTCGAGACCGACGTCACGCTCGGGGCCGACGCCCGCGAGGCCTTCGAGGCCGCCGGGCTCGAGGTCCTCGAGACCCGTCGCTACGACCACGTTCGCCGGGTTGAACCGCCATACGACGAGGGGGCGGTCGTCGCTGCGCGCCGGAAGGCGACGGGAGCCGGGTTGGCCGACGACCGGAAGACGATGCTCTCCGGGGGACTGACCGAACGCGAGTACGACCAACTCCGGAGCGAGTGGCGCCGGATGGGCCGAAACGTCGTCGCCCAGATGGAGGCCCGCGAGTACGAACGCGAGGAGACCGTTCCGTTCTTCGTCACCGTCGGACGCGTCTAA
- a CDS encoding class I SAM-dependent methyltransferase, with protein sequence MTDDADGRITEAGYEQLAADADGLERWESPWADSHYQRHYVWPAVRPLLPEVDGRTVLDAGCGVGHYAAWFAERGASVVGVDASTEALEAARERCGDEVTFHRGDLTERLEFAADGSVDLVFSNLVLDHVEEWRPVFSEFERVLRPDGILVFSTVHPLRRYLNHREDLESYYETEGYVVEWGSTDARIESYYRPVGEVVNALAESGFAVSEFREARPQEEYEAHQPDRYEQAMSRPDTLCVRARPV encoded by the coding sequence ATGACCGACGACGCGGACGGCAGGATCACGGAGGCGGGATACGAACAACTCGCGGCCGACGCCGACGGCCTCGAGCGGTGGGAGAGTCCGTGGGCGGACAGCCACTACCAGCGACACTACGTCTGGCCCGCCGTCCGACCCCTGCTGCCGGAGGTCGACGGTCGAACGGTCCTCGACGCGGGCTGTGGCGTCGGCCACTACGCGGCGTGGTTCGCCGAACGCGGCGCGTCCGTCGTCGGGGTCGACGCGAGCACCGAGGCCCTCGAGGCCGCCCGGGAACGCTGTGGAGACGAGGTGACGTTCCATCGGGGCGACCTGACGGAGCGACTCGAGTTCGCGGCCGACGGGAGCGTCGACCTCGTCTTCAGCAATCTCGTCCTCGATCACGTCGAGGAGTGGCGGCCGGTCTTCTCGGAATTTGAACGGGTGCTGCGGCCCGACGGAATACTGGTGTTCAGCACCGTCCATCCGCTCCGGCGCTACCTGAATCACCGGGAGGACCTCGAGAGTTACTACGAAACGGAGGGGTACGTCGTCGAGTGGGGGTCGACCGACGCCCGCATCGAATCCTACTACCGTCCCGTGGGGGAGGTCGTCAACGCACTCGCCGAAAGCGGGTTCGCCGTCTCCGAGTTCCGGGAGGCTCGACCGCAGGAGGAGTACGAAGCCCACCAGCCGGACCGGTACGAGCAGGCGATGAGCCGGCCCGATACCCTCTGTGTTCGCGCTCGACCGGTCTAG
- a CDS encoding lipoate--protein ligase family protein, translating into MTELADREWRLIRDDPRDGATQMALEEIAAERALEDDVRTVRVYSWEPSTLSLGYRQDAASVDWEYCDREGIDVTRRQTGGGGIYHDRYADISYTIVAPADEVPGDLMDCYALFCEPILEAFDRMGVDADFAGAEQASIYYPSCYLRDINPAHDVVAPASVEGEAGKISGNAQYRQRDVVIQHGSLSYDLEPERHVGVFDPEDDLEPETFVDRVTSISEQAGIDREEAVETLGDALADWCDAHEGEWRADELERADDLAERKYGTDAWVRDREVLEAAGRER; encoded by the coding sequence ATGACGGAACTCGCCGACCGCGAGTGGCGATTGATCCGGGACGACCCCCGTGATGGGGCCACCCAGATGGCGCTCGAGGAGATCGCCGCCGAGCGCGCCCTCGAGGACGACGTCCGGACGGTCCGGGTCTACTCGTGGGAGCCGAGTACGCTCTCGCTCGGCTACCGCCAGGATGCCGCCTCGGTCGACTGGGAGTACTGCGATCGCGAGGGGATCGACGTCACCCGGCGACAGACCGGCGGCGGCGGCATCTACCACGATCGGTACGCCGACATCTCCTATACGATCGTCGCGCCCGCGGACGAGGTGCCCGGCGACCTGATGGACTGTTACGCCCTGTTTTGCGAACCGATCCTCGAGGCGTTCGACCGAATGGGCGTCGACGCGGACTTCGCGGGGGCCGAGCAGGCGTCGATCTACTACCCCTCGTGCTACCTGCGGGACATCAACCCGGCCCACGACGTCGTCGCCCCGGCGAGCGTAGAAGGCGAAGCGGGCAAGATCAGCGGCAACGCCCAGTACCGCCAGCGCGACGTCGTCATCCAGCACGGATCGTTGAGCTACGACCTCGAGCCCGAACGCCACGTCGGCGTCTTCGACCCCGAAGACGACCTCGAACCGGAGACGTTCGTCGACCGCGTCACGAGCATCAGCGAGCAGGCCGGGATCGACCGGGAGGAGGCGGTCGAGACCCTCGGGGACGCGCTGGCCGACTGGTGTGACGCCCACGAGGGCGAGTGGCGCGCGGACGAACTCGAGCGGGCCGACGACCTCGCGGAGCGCAAGTATGGAACCGACGCGTGGGTTCGTGACCGCGAGGTTCTCGAGGCGGCCGGCAGGGAACGGTAG
- a CDS encoding deoxyribonuclease IV: MNVGAHVSISGSRVSSDDETPPYDDIRNAVHRQRAFGGNCGQIFTTSPQVWAQPEISAEAADGFREESDELLEGPWVIHSSYLVNLCTPKEDLRRKSKESMQAELDAADKLGIPYVNVHLGAHTGAGVEGGLDNAAGVIDDLDVPEGVQILIESDAGSGTKLGGEFEHLAGIIDRTETDIGICIDTAHTLVAGNDLTTPEAVDETVGRFDDEVGLEYLEYIHLNDSKHDVGTHKDEHAHIGEGYIGEDGMQAIVNHPDLRDLPFALETPTEDGRGFAWNIEKVKELRDDV; the protein is encoded by the coding sequence ATGAACGTCGGAGCACACGTCTCGATCTCCGGGTCGCGCGTCTCTTCGGACGACGAAACGCCGCCGTACGACGATATCCGCAACGCGGTCCACCGCCAGCGGGCCTTCGGCGGCAACTGCGGACAGATCTTCACCACCTCGCCGCAGGTCTGGGCCCAGCCCGAGATCAGCGCCGAGGCCGCCGACGGGTTCCGCGAGGAGAGCGACGAACTGCTCGAGGGGCCGTGGGTAATCCACTCCTCGTATCTGGTCAATCTCTGTACGCCGAAGGAGGATCTACGCCGGAAATCGAAAGAGAGCATGCAGGCTGAACTCGACGCCGCGGACAAACTGGGGATTCCCTACGTCAACGTCCACCTCGGTGCCCACACCGGGGCTGGCGTCGAGGGCGGCCTGGACAACGCCGCGGGCGTCATCGACGACCTCGACGTGCCGGAGGGCGTCCAGATCCTCATCGAGTCCGACGCCGGCAGCGGCACGAAACTCGGCGGCGAGTTCGAACACCTCGCGGGGATCATCGACCGCACCGAGACCGATATCGGCATCTGCATCGACACGGCTCACACGCTCGTCGCGGGCAACGACCTGACGACGCCCGAAGCCGTCGACGAGACGGTCGGGCGGTTCGACGACGAGGTCGGGCTGGAGTACCTCGAGTACATCCACCTCAACGACTCGAAACACGACGTCGGCACGCACAAGGACGAACACGCCCACATCGGCGAGGGCTACATCGGCGAAGACGGCATGCAGGCGATCGTCAACCATCCCGATCTGCGGGACCTGCCGTTCGCGCTCGAGACGCCGACCGAGGACGGCCGCGGCTTCGCCTGGAACATCGAGAAGGTCAAAGAACTGCGCGACGACGTCTGA
- a CDS encoding universal stress protein codes for MTDHVLVPVDESERSTQALEFACTEYPDAEITAIHVLDPGDFYAATGIEGGAMANYDEIRKHHETQADNILEQARREAAEYDREIETDQVVGGVSQSIVDYAGEHDVGHIVIGSHGRTGASRILLGSVAETVARRSPVPVTIVR; via the coding sequence ATGACCGATCACGTCCTCGTTCCTGTCGACGAATCGGAACGGTCGACTCAGGCCCTCGAGTTCGCTTGCACGGAGTATCCGGACGCCGAGATCACTGCGATTCACGTCCTCGATCCCGGCGACTTCTACGCAGCGACGGGGATCGAAGGCGGTGCGATGGCCAACTACGACGAGATCCGCAAACATCACGAGACCCAGGCCGACAACATCCTCGAGCAGGCCCGCCGGGAGGCCGCTGAGTACGACCGGGAGATCGAGACGGACCAAGTCGTGGGCGGCGTCTCCCAGTCGATCGTCGATTACGCGGGCGAACACGACGTCGGCCACATCGTCATCGGGAGTCACGGTCGGACGGGTGCGAGTCGGATTCTGCTCGGCAGCGTCGCGGAGACGGTCGCCCGACGGTCGCCGGTGCCGGTAACGATCGTCCGGTAA
- a CDS encoding DUF302 domain-containing protein, with amino-acid sequence MSDATDSGANRLPAPTAEEALHTTLEMDFEDAVPFVQLEHELADFETVQVTHLDRMIEGMLGEEVERTALLVMCHPEIARDAIAIDQSLAGMLPCTTAVYETDADDGVHVYHVSATKAIRDLGCAPADADGEVDELVAKTGELMEEVWANIEAHADQAADC; translated from the coding sequence ATGAGCGACGCGACGGATTCCGGGGCGAATCGTCTGCCTGCACCGACCGCGGAGGAGGCCTTACACACCACGCTGGAGATGGACTTCGAGGACGCGGTGCCGTTCGTCCAGTTGGAACACGAACTGGCCGATTTCGAGACGGTCCAGGTGACCCATCTCGACCGGATGATCGAGGGAATGCTCGGCGAGGAGGTCGAACGGACGGCCCTGCTCGTGATGTGTCATCCGGAGATCGCCCGCGACGCGATCGCGATCGATCAGTCGCTGGCCGGCATGCTCCCCTGTACGACCGCGGTTTACGAGACCGACGCCGACGACGGGGTACACGTCTATCACGTCTCGGCGACGAAGGCGATCCGTGACCTCGGATGTGCGCCCGCAGACGCCGATGGCGAGGTCGACGAACTCGTCGCCAAGACGGGCGAACTCATGGAGGAGGTCTGGGCCAATATCGAGGCCCACGCGGACCAGGCAGCCGACTGTTAA
- a CDS encoding phosphoribosyltransferase family protein — MNRAEKAALQLRAVDVLRMLKETRTYEELAETTGLPAGDLNRYVNGHVLPGTDRAREVVEELGREALAGELDARIRVDDEGYVDNSETVFDQSFLDLVAPVVANGFDFGRPDVVLTAATDGITLAASLASYYGTRCAYAKKSKETAVEEFIEARERLQSGIELTYYLPAGAIDAGESVLVVDDLIRSGETQELLLDIVDAADAEVAGVFALIAAGNDGIERARERTDAPVGSLTTV, encoded by the coding sequence ATGAACCGCGCCGAGAAGGCCGCCCTCCAGTTGCGGGCGGTCGACGTGTTGCGAATGCTCAAGGAGACCCGGACGTACGAGGAACTCGCCGAGACGACGGGGCTCCCTGCGGGCGACCTCAACCGCTATGTCAACGGCCACGTCCTCCCGGGCACGGATCGTGCCCGCGAGGTCGTCGAGGAACTCGGCCGCGAGGCGCTGGCCGGCGAACTCGACGCCCGCATCCGGGTCGACGACGAGGGGTACGTCGATAACTCCGAGACCGTCTTCGACCAGTCCTTCCTTGATCTCGTCGCGCCCGTCGTCGCCAACGGCTTCGACTTCGGCCGCCCGGACGTCGTGCTCACCGCGGCGACCGACGGAATCACCCTCGCCGCTTCGCTGGCCAGTTACTACGGGACTCGCTGTGCTTACGCGAAAAAGAGCAAGGAGACCGCCGTCGAGGAGTTCATCGAGGCCCGCGAACGGCTCCAGTCGGGGATCGAACTCACCTACTATCTTCCAGCGGGAGCCATCGACGCCGGTGAATCCGTCCTCGTCGTCGACGACCTCATTCGCTCGGGCGAGACGCAGGAACTCCTGCTCGATATCGTCGACGCCGCCGACGCCGAGGTCGCCGGCGTGTTCGCTCTCATCGCCGCCGGTAACGACGGAATCGAACGCGCCCGTGAACGTACCGACGCGCCGGTCGGCTCGCTGACGACCGTCTGA
- a CDS encoding serine/threonine-protein kinase RIO2, translated as MVRNVAELLPELEEADFYLLSGVEQGMRFSEWVQREKLPKFADMTDEEVEYRLERCLKRGLVEKKTIQYEGYTLQFEGYDALALRALVQRDTIGEFGSPLGVGKESDVYEVRSYKPLALKYHREGYTNFREVHKERDYASDKEHVSWMYTARKAAEREYEILEELYPDVSVPQPIDQNRHAIVMEKMDGVELSRTKLESEQVVDVLDLLLSEIARAYEGGYVHADMSEYNVFVDESGVTVFDWPQAVPTDHENADEFLARDVGNAIGYFRRKYPREVPASEDLSSDEVADAIASGTFETVAEFA; from the coding sequence ATGGTGCGGAACGTCGCCGAGCTTCTCCCCGAACTCGAGGAAGCCGACTTCTATCTCCTTTCGGGGGTCGAACAGGGGATGCGGTTCTCCGAGTGGGTGCAGCGGGAGAAGCTCCCGAAATTCGCCGACATGACGGACGAAGAGGTCGAGTACCGGCTCGAGCGCTGTCTCAAGCGCGGGCTCGTCGAGAAGAAAACGATCCAGTACGAGGGCTATACCCTCCAGTTCGAGGGGTACGACGCCCTGGCGCTGCGAGCGCTGGTCCAGCGTGATACGATCGGCGAGTTCGGCTCGCCGCTGGGCGTTGGCAAAGAGAGCGACGTCTACGAGGTTCGCTCCTACAAACCGCTGGCGCTGAAGTATCACCGCGAGGGCTATACGAACTTCCGAGAGGTCCACAAGGAACGCGATTACGCATCGGACAAGGAACACGTCTCCTGGATGTACACCGCCCGGAAGGCCGCCGAGCGCGAGTACGAGATCCTAGAGGAGCTATACCCAGACGTCTCGGTCCCGCAGCCGATCGACCAGAACCGCCACGCCATCGTCATGGAGAAGATGGACGGCGTCGAGCTCTCGCGGACGAAACTCGAGTCAGAGCAGGTGGTAGACGTCCTCGATCTGCTCCTTTCCGAGATCGCACGTGCCTACGAGGGTGGCTACGTTCACGCGGACATGAGCGAGTACAACGTCTTCGTCGACGAATCAGGCGTGACGGTCTTCGACTGGCCTCAGGCCGTCCCGACAGACCACGAGAACGCCGACGAATTCCTCGCCCGGGACGTCGGCAACGCGATCGGCTACTTCCGCAGGAAATACCCCAGGGAAGTGCCGGCTTCTGAGGATCTCTCGAGCGACGAGGTCGCCGACGCGATCGCCTCGGGGACGTTCGAGACCGTCGCGGAGTTCGCGTAA
- a CDS encoding site-specific integrase → MSGGQTIRWSRMSLEELQSFWAEKIEPDLERSGVDLTERPSYRQVADAGYSGIAYALREHHDMTLTDFLATVGYEEPESSASYQWGIEDESTIDELESYLETLERRRQLATSTVQTKQSRLATYARIYREVHEEANLVDRAADPANESDEIRRALVVFDELNYELGTDASKLRYLSDVGQFYEHLERRAKAAFNPVERIDEEYNWSREEPDNAALTGRQVSRLDDAADSQSEELVVLALCAWGLRRNEVAALHTSQLVLEGDDPHIAFGDERKNGPGTVALIYGTSKLAARIEQLDEDSGWSGYLFPSSRSASGHITGETVQARFQRLAEDAGVRVQGDLPTSKMGRRFWYTTYNQAMKNLRENLDVIAAEQGSSDSSVVMKNYLSEEERRQYRREFMREQLAEVFEG, encoded by the coding sequence ATGAGCGGCGGCCAAACGATCCGCTGGTCACGGATGTCCCTAGAAGAACTCCAGTCGTTCTGGGCCGAGAAGATCGAACCCGACCTCGAGCGTTCCGGGGTCGACCTCACGGAACGGCCCTCCTACCGGCAGGTCGCCGACGCCGGTTACTCCGGGATTGCCTACGCCCTGCGGGAACACCACGACATGACGCTGACCGATTTCCTGGCAACGGTCGGCTACGAGGAACCCGAGTCGTCGGCGTCCTACCAGTGGGGGATCGAAGACGAGTCCACCATCGACGAGCTCGAGTCGTACCTGGAAACGCTCGAGCGACGGCGGCAACTCGCTACCTCGACCGTCCAGACCAAACAGTCCCGGCTCGCGACCTACGCCCGGATCTACCGGGAGGTCCACGAGGAGGCGAATCTCGTCGACCGTGCCGCCGATCCGGCCAACGAGAGCGACGAGATCCGGCGTGCACTGGTCGTCTTCGACGAACTCAACTACGAACTCGGGACCGACGCCTCGAAGCTCCGGTATCTCAGCGACGTGGGCCAGTTCTACGAACACCTCGAGCGGCGGGCCAAAGCCGCGTTCAACCCCGTCGAACGAATCGACGAGGAGTACAACTGGTCCCGCGAGGAGCCGGACAACGCCGCGCTCACGGGCCGACAGGTAAGTCGACTGGACGACGCCGCCGACTCCCAGAGCGAGGAACTGGTCGTCCTCGCGCTCTGTGCCTGGGGGTTGCGTCGAAACGAGGTCGCCGCGTTACACACCTCGCAACTGGTCCTCGAGGGCGACGACCCCCATATCGCGTTCGGGGACGAACGAAAGAACGGGCCGGGAACGGTCGCGTTGATCTACGGCACGTCGAAGCTAGCCGCCCGGATCGAGCAACTCGACGAAGACTCCGGGTGGTCGGGATACCTGTTCCCCTCGAGTCGCTCCGCGAGCGGCCACATTACGGGCGAGACGGTCCAGGCGCGGTTCCAGCGACTCGCCGAGGACGCCGGCGTCCGCGTGCAGGGCGACCTTCCGACCTCGAAGATGGGGCGGCGGTTCTGGTACACTACCTACAACCAGGCGATGAAGAACCTCCGGGAAAACCTGGACGTGATCGCCGCCGAACAGGGCAGTTCCGACTCCTCGGTCGTCATGAAGAACTACCTCTCGGAGGAGGAACGGCGCCAGTACCGCCGGGAGTTCATGCGAGAGCAACTGGCGGAGGTTTTCGAGGGCTGA
- a CDS encoding arsenate-mycothiol transferase ArsC, which produces MDTESDSGRRIAFVCVRNAGRSQMATAYAEREKADRGLEDLEIVTGGTHPADDVHEVVAEAMAEEGFDLSDRTPQEVSTETLETCDRVATMGCSTLELDAGVDVRDWDLPDPGEENLERVREIREEVRERVSALFDELESEGTVEAEHEG; this is translated from the coding sequence ATGGACACCGAATCGGACTCCGGTCGACGAATCGCCTTCGTCTGTGTCCGGAACGCGGGACGAAGCCAGATGGCAACTGCCTACGCCGAGCGCGAGAAAGCGGATCGCGGCCTCGAGGACCTCGAGATCGTCACCGGCGGAACCCACCCGGCCGACGACGTACACGAGGTAGTCGCGGAGGCGATGGCCGAAGAGGGATTCGATCTCTCGGACCGCACGCCCCAGGAAGTCTCGACCGAGACGCTCGAGACCTGCGATCGCGTCGCGACGATGGGGTGTTCGACGCTGGAACTCGACGCCGGGGTGGACGTTCGGGACTGGGACCTCCCGGACCCGGGTGAAGAGAACCTCGAGCGCGTCCGGGAGATCCGCGAGGAGGTACGCGAGCGGGTGTCGGCGCTGTTCGACGAACTCGAGTCGGAGGGGACGGTCGAAGCCGAACACGAGGGGTGA